ACTGGGATCTGGTAGGAAACAATACACCAGTATTTTTCATTAAAGATGCTAAAAAATTTCCCGATTTTATTCATACCCAGAAAAGAGTTCCAAAAACCAATCTGAAAAGTGCCGCAATGATGTGGGATTTCTGGAGTTTAAATCCTGAATCTCTTCACCAGGTCCTTATACTAATGTCAGACAGAGGAACACCTTATGGCTTCAGGCATATGCATGGCTTTGGCTCTCACACCTTCTCTATGATCAATGACCAGAATGAGAGAGTATGGGTGAAATTCCATTTCAAAACAAAACAGGGAGTTAAAAACTTTACAGATGAAGAAGCTGTAAAAATGGCAGGAGAAAATCCTGACTTTGCACAGGAAGATCTTTGCAACGCTATTGAAAACGGGGATTTCCCGAAATGGACCTTATACATCCAGGTAATGACCGAAGAGCAGGCAAAAGATTTCAGATGGAATCCTTTTGATGTAACAAAAGTGTGGTTTCATGATGATTTCCCATTGATTGAAGTGGGAGAAATGGAGCTTAATGAAGTTCCCGTTAACTATTTTGCACACGTTGAACAATCTACGTTCTCTCCAAGCAGCCTAATTAATGGAATCAGTTTCTCTCCGGACAAAATGCTTCAGGGGAGATTATTCTCTTATCCTGATGCCCACCGATACAGAGTTGGAGTAAATGCTCACCAGCTGGAAGTGAACAGATGCCCGTTTGCGGTTAATAATTATCAGAGAGACGGATATATGGCAGATTCCAGCCAATATCAGGATAAGCCGAATTACCATCCAAACAGTTTTGACGATATCAAAGCAGACTCATCTTATAAAAACTATGAATATGAGTTAGATAGCGTTCACGTAGCCAACTACAACAGAAATGATAATGACGGAGATCATTATACCCAGCCGGGTCTACTTTATTCAAAAGCAATGAATGCTGATGACAGAGAACATTTGATTCACAATATCGTTGGAAGTATGAAAGGCATCACAGGGCCTAAAAAAGATGAGATTATTAATCGTCAGTTATGTCATTTTTTCCGCGCTAACATTGAGCTTGGCATGAAAGTGGCTTCACAACTAAACGTTAATATTGATGCAAATATGATGAATCATTCCAAATAATCATATTGAATGATAAATTAAAAAAAAGGAAAAAAAAATAATATTTTTTCCTTTTTTTTGTAAAAAATTCATAATTTGCAAAGGATGATATTTTAAAGTGGAAAAATGAGTTACGAAAACATATTATTGAATAAAGAAGATAAATTATCTATCATTACCATAAACAGACCTGAAAGTTTAAATGCCTTAAATGCTAAAACAATTCAGGAAATCAGTACTGCATTAGATGAACTTAATTCTGACAACTCCTGTAGAGTAATTATCCTTACAGGAAGTGGAGAAAAATCTTTTGTAGCTGGAGCAGACATCAAGGAATTCAGTGACTTCGGACAGGAGAAAGCTGAAGAACTTGCAAGAAACGGACAAAATACGTTATTTAACAAAATTGAAAATATGTCTAAACCTGTTATTGCTGCCGTAAACGGCTTTGCACTAGGAGGAGGTTTAGAGCTTGCCATGGCATGCCACATCAGATATGCATCAGAGAACGCCAGATTAGGGCTTCCGGAAGTAACTTTGGGATTAATCCCAGGATACGGAGGTACTCAAAGGCTTCCAAAGCTTGTCGGAAAAGGTATTGCCAACGAAATGATCTTCTCTGCCAAAATGATCGTTGCCCAAAAAGCAAAGGAAATCGGATTGGTAAATGAAGTATACCCTATTGAAGAATTATTAACAAAAACGAAAGAATTAGCGAACACTATTGCCTACAATTCACCAATGGCAATATCCAAGGCTATTAATGCCGTAAATCTATCTGACACGGATAAAGGTTTTGAAACTGAAATCAAGTATTTCGGGGAGCTTTTTGAAATGGCAGATAAGAAAGAAGGAGTGACTGCTTTCCTCGAGAAAAGAAAGCCCAACTTCTAATCTTTCAAGAAGACTTTAATCCAAATTATTTCGAAAAATCAATGCTGCGGTATGAATAAGTTTGACAAAGCTTATCTAAAAATGGCCCAGGAATGGGCAAAACTCTCCTACTGTAAGAGAAAACAGGTAGGAGCTCTTATCGTAAAAGATAGGATGATTATTTCAGATGGTTACAACGGAACTCCTTCGGGATTCGAAAACTGTTGTGAAGATGGAGAGGGAAAGACGCACTGGTATGTACTGCATGCAGAAGCCAACGCTATATTAAAGCTGGCTGCTTCTACACAATCTGCAAAAGGCGCAACGTTATATCTGACGCTGTCGCCATGCAAGGAATGCAGTAAGCTAATCCTGCAGGCAGGTATTGCAAGGCTGGTGTATATCAATGAGTATTCGGACGATGATGGGATATCGTTCCTGAGAAACCATAATATTGAAATAGAACAAATATCGGACTGTGAACTAAAAAATTAAGCACAAATGACTTGGGATGAAAAGATCAAAGATTTTGAAATATTTCTTCGTTTCGAAAGGAATTTTTCAGAAAACACGCTCGACGCTTATGTTCGAGACATTAAGAAATTAAAAGATTACGTAGAAGAAGATCTGGAGAACGTCGGTCCAGATGCTATCGGCTACGAAAACCTGCAGGAATACATTTTCAATCTTTCTAAACAGAAATTCAGCGAAAGATCACAGGCAAGATGGATATCTTCCATCAAAGCCTTTTTCAAATTTCTGCTTGAAGACGAATATCGTGAAGACAACCCTGCAGCACTACTGGAAGGCCCTAAACTGGGACTTTACTTACCTGATACTCTAAGCCTTCCTGATATCAACAAGATTATTGCTGCCATTGAGGTCAATACAGATCTCGGAAAAAGAAACCAATGTATCATTGAGGTACTTTATGGTTGCGGACTCCGTGTGTCTGAACTGATCGACCTTAAGATATCCAATATCAACTTCAGGGAGCAATACATCAAGGTGAATGGAAAAGGAAACAAAACCCGTTTTGTTCCTTTAGCTGACTATACAGCAGAGCTGCTGGAAAGCTATATCAAGGAGGTACGCTCTAAAGGGAAAATCAATAAAAAATATGAAGACACTCTGTTTTTAAACAGCCGTGGGACATCCATGTCCAGAGTGATTGTATTTCTTATTATTAAAGAACTTACAGATAAAGCGGGGGTTAACAAAAAGATATCTCCCCACACATTCAGACATTCTTTTGCTACGCATTTACTGCAGAATGGAGCGGATCTCCGTTATATCCAGGAAATGCTGGGACATTCCAGCATTACCACTACAGAAATCTATACGCACCTTAAAACAGAAGAATTACGGGATGTTATTTTGAGTTATCACCCGAGAAATATTAATATTGCTCAATAAACGAAAGTTCTATCTGAGCTGTTGAAAATAATGATAACCGGATGAAATTATTGAAATATTGCCCAAACTGCGGCAAAGAGTCTTTACATTGGGATGGCGAAAAAAAATGGAGCTGCCCTGAA
This genomic window from Chryseobacterium sp. MEBOG06 contains:
- a CDS encoding catalase, with the protein product MDSKKLTLSNGAPYFEHQDSQTVGPRGPVLLQDFVLQENLAHFVRERIPERIVHAKGSGAYGTFTVTHDISKYTKAKLFSKVGNSCRMFARFSTVGGEKGSADTARDPRGFALKFYTEDGNWDLVGNNTPVFFIKDAKKFPDFIHTQKRVPKTNLKSAAMMWDFWSLNPESLHQVLILMSDRGTPYGFRHMHGFGSHTFSMINDQNERVWVKFHFKTKQGVKNFTDEEAVKMAGENPDFAQEDLCNAIENGDFPKWTLYIQVMTEEQAKDFRWNPFDVTKVWFHDDFPLIEVGEMELNEVPVNYFAHVEQSTFSPSSLINGISFSPDKMLQGRLFSYPDAHRYRVGVNAHQLEVNRCPFAVNNYQRDGYMADSSQYQDKPNYHPNSFDDIKADSSYKNYEYELDSVHVANYNRNDNDGDHYTQPGLLYSKAMNADDREHLIHNIVGSMKGITGPKKDEIINRQLCHFFRANIELGMKVASQLNVNIDANMMNHSK
- a CDS encoding enoyl-CoA hydratase-related protein — encoded protein: MSYENILLNKEDKLSIITINRPESLNALNAKTIQEISTALDELNSDNSCRVIILTGSGEKSFVAGADIKEFSDFGQEKAEELARNGQNTLFNKIENMSKPVIAAVNGFALGGGLELAMACHIRYASENARLGLPEVTLGLIPGYGGTQRLPKLVGKGIANEMIFSAKMIVAQKAKEIGLVNEVYPIEELLTKTKELANTIAYNSPMAISKAINAVNLSDTDKGFETEIKYFGELFEMADKKEGVTAFLEKRKPNF
- a CDS encoding deoxycytidylate deaminase, which codes for MNKFDKAYLKMAQEWAKLSYCKRKQVGALIVKDRMIISDGYNGTPSGFENCCEDGEGKTHWYVLHAEANAILKLAASTQSAKGATLYLTLSPCKECSKLILQAGIARLVYINEYSDDDGISFLRNHNIEIEQISDCELKN
- the xerD gene encoding site-specific tyrosine recombinase XerD, which encodes MTWDEKIKDFEIFLRFERNFSENTLDAYVRDIKKLKDYVEEDLENVGPDAIGYENLQEYIFNLSKQKFSERSQARWISSIKAFFKFLLEDEYREDNPAALLEGPKLGLYLPDTLSLPDINKIIAAIEVNTDLGKRNQCIIEVLYGCGLRVSELIDLKISNINFREQYIKVNGKGNKTRFVPLADYTAELLESYIKEVRSKGKINKKYEDTLFLNSRGTSMSRVIVFLIIKELTDKAGVNKKISPHTFRHSFATHLLQNGADLRYIQEMLGHSSITTTEIYTHLKTEELRDVILSYHPRNINIAQ